From a region of the Mycobacterium sp. SMC-8 genome:
- the pstS gene encoding phosphate ABC transporter substrate-binding protein PstS: MKLNIIGKSFGTTVSFAAIAAMALAGCGSDNNAGTSGTTGDTGTAAAGSAECGGKNSLTAEGSTAQQNAIAVFNQAWGQVCSGKNLSYNPTGSGAGREQFVAGNVDFGGTDSPIKDEQAQQAAQRCGGNEVWNLPLVFGPVAMAYNIEGVDGLVLNADVLARIFQGQITNWNDPAIAALNEGKTLPDQAVTPIYRSDSSGTTDNFQKYLAAAAPQTWTKGDGSEFQGGAGEGAQKSAGVAQAVQATPGGIGYVEKGFADQAGIPYAQIDNGSGPVELTNETAGKAIDAATFAGEGNNLVLDLQSLYGTTEPGAYPLVLATYNIVCSQGYDAETAAAVRSFMTVAANQGQQGLPEAGYVPLPDRFKERLLTAVEAIGPAD; the protein is encoded by the coding sequence GTGAAGCTCAACATCATCGGCAAGTCGTTCGGTACGACCGTCTCGTTCGCAGCGATTGCCGCGATGGCCCTCGCCGGGTGCGGCAGCGACAACAATGCCGGCACCTCGGGCACCACCGGCGACACCGGAACAGCAGCTGCCGGATCCGCCGAGTGTGGTGGGAAGAACTCGCTCACCGCCGAGGGCTCGACCGCCCAGCAGAACGCCATCGCGGTCTTCAACCAGGCCTGGGGTCAGGTTTGCTCGGGCAAGAATCTGTCCTACAACCCGACGGGTTCCGGCGCGGGTCGGGAGCAGTTCGTCGCGGGCAACGTGGACTTCGGTGGAACTGATTCGCCGATCAAGGACGAGCAGGCACAGCAGGCTGCCCAGCGGTGTGGCGGTAACGAGGTGTGGAACCTGCCGCTGGTTTTCGGTCCGGTCGCGATGGCCTACAACATCGAAGGTGTCGATGGCCTGGTGCTGAACGCCGACGTGCTGGCACGCATCTTCCAGGGTCAGATCACCAACTGGAACGACCCGGCGATCGCCGCCCTCAACGAGGGTAAGACTCTGCCCGACCAGGCGGTCACGCCGATCTACCGCTCGGACTCCTCGGGCACCACCGACAACTTCCAGAAGTACCTTGCCGCTGCGGCACCCCAGACGTGGACCAAGGGTGACGGCAGTGAGTTCCAGGGCGGCGCCGGTGAAGGCGCGCAGAAGTCCGCCGGCGTGGCGCAGGCGGTGCAGGCCACTCCGGGCGGCATCGGCTACGTCGAGAAGGGTTTCGCCGATCAGGCCGGGATTCCCTACGCCCAAATCGACAACGGCAGCGGTCCGGTGGAGCTGACCAACGAAACAGCCGGCAAGGCCATCGACGCCGCAACGTTCGCCGGCGAGGGTAACAACCTGGTGCTCGATCTCCAGTCGCTCTACGGCACCACAGAGCCTGGCGCCTACCCGCTGGTGCTGGCCACCTACAACATCGTCTGCTCTCAGGGCTACGACGCCGAGACTGCAGCCGCGGTGCGCTCGTTCATGACCGTCGCAGCGAACCAGGGTCAGCAGGGCCTGCCGGAAGCCGGTTACGTGCCGCTTCCGGATCGCTTCAAGGAGCGGTTGTTGACCGCGGTCGAAGCCATCGGCCCGGCTGACTAG
- the pstC gene encoding phosphate ABC transporter permease subunit PstC codes for MTDKLDGTALTTPNPLDAGSGEALATPFPEPTPISTDPSRHAKERLGDRIFRGLSEGSGALIVAIIAAIGIFLLWRAIPALARNEENFFLYGGTWNTSDTSAMSFGILDLLQVTVFVSVFALVLAMPIALGIAIYLTQYAPRRVVGPLAYMVDLLAAVPSIIYGVWGLYVLAPVLRPFALWLNENLSWLFLFATGSASVAGGGTIFTAGIVLAVMILPIITAVTREVFVQTPRGQIEAALALGATRWEVVRTTVLPFGMSGYISGAMLGLGRALGETIALLIILRGTQAAFSWSLFDGGYTFASLIASAASEFNDQYKAGAYIAAGLVLFILTFVVNSLARAAVAGKDRSAS; via the coding sequence ATGACCGACAAGCTCGATGGAACCGCATTGACAACGCCTAACCCATTGGACGCAGGGTCGGGAGAGGCCTTGGCCACTCCTTTCCCTGAGCCCACGCCGATCTCGACCGACCCATCGCGGCATGCCAAAGAGCGGCTGGGGGACCGCATCTTCCGTGGGCTGTCCGAGGGCTCGGGTGCTCTCATCGTGGCGATCATCGCCGCGATCGGCATCTTCCTGCTGTGGCGGGCCATCCCGGCGCTCGCCCGTAACGAGGAGAATTTCTTCCTCTACGGCGGCACCTGGAACACCTCCGACACATCGGCGATGAGCTTTGGCATCCTCGACCTGCTGCAGGTGACGGTGTTCGTGTCGGTGTTCGCGCTGGTACTGGCGATGCCCATCGCACTGGGAATCGCCATCTATCTGACGCAGTACGCGCCACGGCGAGTGGTGGGGCCACTGGCCTACATGGTGGATCTGCTCGCCGCGGTGCCGTCGATCATCTACGGCGTGTGGGGCCTGTACGTGCTCGCTCCTGTGCTTCGGCCGTTCGCGTTGTGGCTCAACGAGAATCTCAGTTGGCTCTTCCTGTTCGCCACGGGTAGCGCATCGGTGGCCGGCGGCGGCACGATCTTCACAGCCGGCATCGTGCTGGCAGTGATGATCCTGCCGATCATCACCGCGGTGACCCGCGAGGTGTTCGTCCAGACCCCTCGCGGCCAGATCGAAGCTGCGCTGGCTCTGGGCGCGACCCGGTGGGAGGTGGTGCGCACCACCGTGCTGCCGTTCGGGATGTCCGGGTACATCAGCGGCGCGATGCTCGGTCTGGGCCGCGCCTTGGGCGAGACCATCGCATTGCTGATCATCCTGCGCGGTACCCAGGCGGCGTTCAGCTGGTCGCTATTCGACGGCGGCTATACGTTCGCCAGCCTGATCGCCTCGGCTGCTTCAGAATTCAACGACCAGTACAAGGCGGGCGCCTACATCGCCGCGGGCCTGGTGCTGTTCATCCTGACGTTCGTGGTGAACTCGCTGGCCCGTGCCGCAGTTGCCGGAAAGGACCGGTCCGCCTCATGA
- a CDS encoding oxygenase MpaB family protein yields MTQDTSAAGPVTSGSAAEPEVAAPGCPVGGEPVPHADVVAAGCPVAGGYDDVPAPLGPDSLTWRYFGQWTGLFQGTWAGSMQNMHPQLGAAVKEHSIFFMERIPRLLRSIYPIGGVVFDGDRAPRTGAQVRDYHIGIKGVDDQGRRYSALNPEVFYWAHATFFKSTLLAAEKFGGGISEADKRQLFDEHITWYRMYGMSMRVVPKTWEEFEEYWDHMCTDVLENNWAAREVMDLSTMPKHPSLEWVPDPLWKLNLAVLQRFLTFMTVALYDPPVRELMGYTWSPRQEFLHRRFCDVVTIATKVLPKRWLMHPRKRSAWDRATGRLPADSPLVETPARNLPPLEYRDDPHFYCPKV; encoded by the coding sequence GTGACTCAAGATACGTCTGCGGCAGGCCCCGTCACCAGCGGATCCGCGGCGGAGCCCGAGGTCGCAGCGCCCGGCTGTCCGGTCGGCGGCGAACCGGTGCCGCACGCCGACGTCGTGGCGGCGGGCTGCCCTGTCGCCGGTGGCTATGACGACGTGCCGGCGCCGCTGGGTCCCGACTCGCTGACGTGGAGGTACTTCGGGCAGTGGACTGGACTGTTCCAGGGCACCTGGGCCGGGTCGATGCAGAACATGCATCCCCAGCTCGGTGCGGCGGTCAAGGAACACTCGATCTTCTTCATGGAACGCATCCCACGGCTGCTGCGGTCGATCTATCCGATCGGCGGCGTGGTGTTCGACGGCGACCGTGCGCCCCGGACCGGAGCCCAGGTCCGCGACTACCACATCGGGATCAAGGGCGTCGACGATCAGGGGCGCCGCTACAGCGCGCTGAATCCGGAAGTCTTCTACTGGGCGCACGCGACGTTCTTCAAGTCCACCCTGCTGGCCGCCGAGAAGTTCGGCGGCGGGATCAGCGAGGCCGACAAGCGCCAACTGTTCGACGAGCACATCACCTGGTACCGGATGTACGGGATGAGCATGCGAGTGGTGCCCAAGACCTGGGAGGAGTTCGAAGAGTACTGGGACCACATGTGCACCGACGTGCTGGAGAACAACTGGGCCGCGCGCGAGGTCATGGATCTGTCCACGATGCCCAAACACCCGTCGCTGGAATGGGTTCCGGATCCGTTGTGGAAGTTGAATCTGGCGGTCTTGCAACGCTTCCTGACCTTCATGACCGTCGCGCTGTACGACCCGCCGGTGCGCGAGCTGATGGGCTACACCTGGTCGCCGCGCCAAGAGTTCCTGCACAGGCGGTTCTGCGATGTGGTGACCATCGCGACCAAGGTGCTGCCCAAGCGGTGGCTGATGCATCCGCGTAAGCGTTCGGCGTGGGACCGGGCCACCGGCCGGCTCCCAGCCGATTCTCCGCTGGTGGAGACCCCGGCACGCAACTTGCCGCCGCTCGAGTACCGGGACGACCCACACTTCTACTGCCCGAAGGTCTGA
- the dusB gene encoding tRNA dihydrouridine synthase DusB has translation MSPSRFAPAPGVRIGPFDLRSPVVLAPMAGVTNVAFRTLCRELELARAGTVSGLYVCEMVTARALVERHPVTMHMTTFAPEESPRSLQLYTVDPANTYAAAKMIVEENLADHIDMNFGCPVPKVTRRGGGAALPYKRRLFGQIVAAAVRATEGTDIPVTVKFRIGIDEDHHTHLDAGRIAAEEGAAAVALHARTAAQRYSGSADWQQIAALKAHVTTIPVLGNGDIFDARDALAMMDATGCDGVVIGRGCLGRPWLFAELSATFTGAAPATPPTLGEVAQIIRRHGELLAAHFGEDKGMRDIRKHVAWYLHGFPAGADLRRSLALVKTISELDELLDQLDPDVPFPPAANGPRGRQGSAASVTLPEGWLNDPDDCTVPAGADVMHSGG, from the coding sequence ATTTCCCCCAGTCGCTTCGCTCCTGCCCCCGGGGTGCGGATCGGGCCGTTCGACCTTCGCAGCCCCGTCGTCCTCGCACCGATGGCGGGGGTGACCAACGTCGCGTTCCGCACGTTGTGCCGGGAACTGGAGCTCGCCCGCGCCGGCACCGTGAGCGGGTTGTACGTCTGCGAGATGGTCACTGCGCGCGCCCTGGTGGAACGTCACCCGGTGACCATGCACATGACGACCTTCGCCCCGGAGGAGTCGCCGCGCTCGCTGCAGCTGTACACCGTCGATCCGGCCAACACCTACGCCGCGGCCAAGATGATCGTCGAGGAGAATCTCGCCGACCACATCGACATGAATTTCGGCTGCCCGGTGCCGAAGGTGACCCGACGGGGCGGCGGCGCCGCACTCCCGTACAAGCGCCGGCTGTTCGGCCAGATCGTGGCCGCCGCTGTCCGAGCCACGGAGGGCACCGACATTCCCGTCACCGTGAAGTTCCGAATCGGGATCGACGAGGACCATCACACGCACCTCGACGCCGGCCGGATCGCGGCTGAAGAGGGTGCGGCAGCCGTCGCCCTACATGCGCGCACCGCGGCTCAACGGTATTCGGGCAGCGCCGACTGGCAGCAGATCGCGGCACTGAAGGCGCACGTCACGACGATTCCGGTGCTGGGAAACGGTGATATCTTCGACGCTCGTGACGCGCTGGCGATGATGGACGCGACAGGCTGCGACGGGGTGGTGATCGGCCGCGGCTGCCTGGGTCGGCCGTGGTTGTTCGCCGAGCTGTCCGCCACGTTCACCGGCGCGGCACCAGCGACCCCGCCCACCCTCGGCGAGGTCGCGCAGATCATCCGTCGGCACGGCGAGCTGCTCGCAGCTCATTTCGGGGAGGACAAGGGAATGCGGGACATCCGCAAGCACGTCGCGTGGTACCTGCACGGTTTCCCCGCCGGAGCCGACCTTCGCAGGTCGCTTGCCCTTGTGAAGACGATTTCCGAGCTGGACGAGCTGCTCGATCAGCTCGATCCGGATGTCCCGTTCCCGCCGGCGGCCAACGGGCCACGGGGCCGTCAGGGGTCCGCCGCGTCGGTCACCCTGCCCGAGGGTTGGCTCAACGACCCGGACGACTGCACGGTGCCCGCAGGTGCCGATGTGATGCATTCGGGCGGCTGA
- a CDS encoding TetR/AcrR family transcriptional regulator yields the protein MASGQRRGRWSGVPLQDRQALRRDELVAAGIGLLGSPAGPHLTVRAVCKAAGLTERYFYESFTDRDEYVAAVYDDVCTAAMSALMKAEGMRDAVERFVALMIDDPARGRVLLLAPEAEPVLARSGARWMPNFIELLQRNLTQISDPTTQAMVATGLIGALTALFTAYLDGRLEVTREQFIDHCAELLLSRAVT from the coding sequence GTGGCGTCGGGTCAACGACGCGGTAGGTGGTCGGGCGTTCCGCTGCAGGATCGCCAGGCGCTCCGACGCGACGAACTGGTCGCCGCCGGCATCGGGCTCCTCGGCAGCCCCGCCGGACCGCACCTGACCGTGCGCGCGGTGTGCAAGGCGGCCGGCCTGACCGAGCGCTACTTCTACGAGAGCTTCACCGACCGGGACGAGTACGTCGCAGCGGTGTACGACGACGTGTGCACCGCGGCCATGTCGGCGCTGATGAAGGCCGAGGGTATGCGCGATGCCGTCGAGCGGTTCGTGGCACTGATGATCGACGATCCCGCACGCGGCCGGGTACTCCTGCTCGCCCCCGAAGCGGAACCCGTCCTCGCGCGCTCGGGGGCGCGGTGGATGCCCAATTTCATCGAATTGTTGCAGCGCAACCTCACCCAGATCAGCGACCCCACCACCCAGGCGATGGTTGCCACGGGGCTGATCGGGGCACTCACTGCATTGTTCACGGCCTACCTGGACGGTCGACTGGAGGTAACCCGCGAGCAGTTCATCGACCACTGTGCTGAGCTACTGCTCAGCAGGGCCGTGACCTAA
- the pstB gene encoding phosphate ABC transporter ATP-binding protein PstB, translating to MAKRLDLKDVNIYYGAFHAVAGVSLSVEPRSVTAFIGPSGCGKSTVLRTLNRMHEVIPGARVEGSVLLDGDDIYGAGVDPVGVRKTIGMVFQRPNPFPTMSIRDNVVAGLKLQGVRNKKTLDEVAERSLKGANLWTEVKDRLDKPGGGLSGGQQQRLCIARAIAVQPDVLLMDEPCSALDPISTLAIEDLISELKQDFTIVIVTHNMQQAARVSDQTAFFNLEATGKPGRLIEIDDTGKIFSNPAQKATEDYISGRFG from the coding sequence ATGGCCAAACGTTTGGATCTCAAGGACGTCAACATCTATTACGGCGCGTTCCACGCGGTGGCAGGAGTCTCGCTGTCTGTCGAGCCGCGCAGCGTGACCGCGTTCATCGGCCCGTCCGGCTGCGGCAAGTCGACCGTGCTGCGCACGCTCAACCGCATGCACGAGGTTATCCCTGGTGCTCGCGTCGAGGGTTCGGTGCTGCTCGACGGTGACGACATCTACGGCGCCGGTGTCGATCCGGTCGGTGTCCGCAAGACCATCGGCATGGTGTTCCAGCGGCCGAACCCCTTTCCCACCATGTCGATTCGCGACAACGTGGTGGCCGGGCTGAAGCTGCAGGGGGTCCGAAACAAGAAGACTCTCGACGAGGTGGCGGAGCGGTCCCTCAAAGGTGCCAACCTGTGGACGGAGGTCAAGGACCGGCTCGACAAGCCCGGCGGCGGGCTGTCCGGCGGGCAGCAGCAGCGGCTGTGCATCGCCCGCGCGATCGCGGTGCAGCCCGACGTGCTGTTGATGGACGAGCCGTGTTCGGCACTCGATCCGATCTCGACGCTGGCGATCGAGGATCTGATCTCGGAGTTGAAGCAGGACTTCACCATCGTGATCGTCACGCACAACATGCAGCAGGCCGCGCGGGTCAGTGACCAGACCGCGTTCTTCAATCTCGAAGCCACCGGCAAGCCGGGCAGGCTGATCGAGATCGACGACACCGGGAAGATCTTCTCCAACCCCGCCCAGAAGGCCACCGAGGACTACATCTCCGGGCGGTTCGGCTGA
- the phoU gene encoding phosphate signaling complex protein PhoU — protein MRTAYHEQLEALSSRLGDMCGLAGDAMERATQALLQADLALAEQVITDHDQIAALSARAEEEAFVILALQAPVAGDLRAIVSSIQIVADVDRMGALALHVAKIARRRHPQHALPEEVNGYFAEMGRVAVELGHSAQEVLRTRDPEKAARIREEDDAMDDLHRHLFTVLMDREWKHGVAAAVDVTLLGRFYERFADHAVEVARRVIFQVTGHTPEEAEISTPR, from the coding sequence ATGCGTACCGCGTACCACGAGCAGTTGGAAGCCCTGTCCAGCAGGCTCGGCGACATGTGTGGGCTTGCCGGCGACGCGATGGAGCGCGCCACCCAGGCGCTCCTGCAGGCTGATCTCGCCCTGGCCGAACAGGTGATCACCGACCACGACCAGATCGCCGCGCTCAGCGCCCGCGCCGAAGAAGAAGCCTTCGTAATCCTCGCGCTGCAGGCCCCCGTTGCCGGCGATCTGCGGGCCATCGTCAGCTCCATCCAGATCGTGGCCGACGTCGACCGGATGGGGGCGCTGGCGTTGCATGTCGCAAAGATCGCCCGCCGTCGACACCCCCAGCACGCGCTGCCCGAAGAGGTCAACGGATACTTCGCCGAGATGGGCCGCGTTGCCGTCGAGCTGGGCCACAGCGCCCAGGAGGTGCTGCGCACCCGGGATCCGGAGAAGGCGGCCCGGATCCGCGAAGAGGACGACGCGATGGATGACCTGCACCGGCACCTGTTCACGGTCCTGATGGACCGCGAGTGGAAGCACGGTGTGGCCGCTGCGGTGGACGTGACCCTGCTGGGCCGGTTCTACGAACGGTTCGCCGACCACGCCGTCGAGGTGGCCCGTCGGGTGATCTTCCAGGTCACCGGTCACACGCCCGAAGAAGCGGAGATCTCCACTCCCCGCTGA
- a CDS encoding LCP family protein has protein sequence MSDGDTEDAAATHGRPRSGADGTGERSDGDWLTRSRQPKPGAAPWERAIDTPPAADGAAAEPGPSDDTSAPITVADLIAKLHGDGATAPPPRRRRARPAHDAEPEPYPDTDELDTAILPAVDLTRADLPNLTTARAPAHVPAKPRLRPSHRLTVAGRVAAALVAVLALVLTGGAWQWQSAKNNLLNRVSALDPDSRDIVDPNAQFGDENFLIVGTDSRIGENSDMGAGTTEDAAGARSDTVMLVNIPANRKRVVAVSFPRDLEIEPMKCEPWNPETREYGPITDEESPMYGMEEVYTEYKLNSAFAVGGPRCLVKVIQKLSGLHVNRFMAVDFAGFSKMVDALGGVEVCSTTPIEDYELGTVLANAGRQTVDGHTALNYVRARQVTTETNGDYGRIKRQQLFLSSLLRSLISKETFFSLSKLNNVVNMFIGDSYVDNLDTKDLVDLGQSVQGVTAGRITFVTVPTVGYADEWGNEIPRTDDMRALFDAIINDDPLPEERNADNTPVADAPDTLANSATQPGQPDGGEVVDTIATEPQSVTVQVSNSTSSAGLGADTAGALQAYGFNVTTPDDYPGPLARTTVFFSPGNEEAAATVASAFGNATVERVTGMGDTVQVVLGTDFDAVTAPSPSGSAVQVRLIRGTKSPATALPEDLTVTNAADTSCE, from the coding sequence ATGAGCGACGGCGACACCGAGGATGCCGCTGCCACTCACGGCCGCCCCCGTTCTGGCGCCGACGGAACGGGCGAACGGTCCGATGGTGACTGGCTTACCCGATCCCGGCAGCCGAAGCCAGGCGCCGCGCCGTGGGAGCGCGCGATCGACACCCCGCCGGCCGCCGACGGCGCCGCCGCCGAACCCGGGCCGTCCGACGACACGTCCGCCCCGATCACCGTCGCAGACCTGATCGCCAAACTCCACGGGGACGGCGCGACCGCTCCCCCGCCCAGGCGCCGCCGAGCCCGACCGGCGCACGACGCCGAGCCCGAGCCCTACCCTGACACCGACGAGCTGGACACCGCGATCCTGCCGGCCGTGGACCTGACCCGCGCCGACCTTCCCAACCTGACCACTGCGCGGGCCCCGGCGCACGTGCCGGCGAAGCCGCGGCTGCGGCCGTCGCACCGGCTGACCGTTGCCGGCCGGGTCGCCGCCGCGCTGGTCGCGGTGCTCGCGCTGGTGTTGACCGGCGGCGCGTGGCAGTGGCAGTCGGCCAAGAACAATCTGCTCAACAGGGTTTCGGCGCTGGATCCGGATTCCCGCGACATCGTCGATCCCAACGCCCAGTTCGGTGACGAGAACTTCCTCATCGTCGGCACCGACAGCCGCATCGGCGAGAACAGCGACATGGGCGCGGGCACTACCGAGGATGCGGCCGGTGCCCGCTCCGACACGGTGATGCTGGTGAACATCCCGGCGAACCGGAAACGCGTTGTGGCCGTGTCGTTCCCGCGTGACCTCGAGATCGAACCGATGAAGTGCGAACCGTGGAATCCGGAGACGCGTGAGTACGGGCCGATCACGGACGAAGAGTCCCCGATGTACGGCATGGAGGAGGTCTACACCGAGTACAAGCTGAACTCGGCCTTCGCCGTCGGTGGCCCGAGGTGTCTGGTCAAGGTGATTCAGAAGCTGTCCGGCCTGCACGTGAACCGCTTCATGGCAGTCGACTTCGCCGGGTTCTCCAAGATGGTCGACGCGCTCGGCGGTGTCGAGGTGTGCAGCACCACGCCGATCGAGGACTACGAACTGGGCACCGTGCTGGCCAACGCCGGACGTCAGACCGTCGACGGCCACACCGCGCTGAACTATGTGCGCGCCCGCCAGGTGACCACTGAGACCAACGGCGACTACGGCCGCATCAAACGGCAGCAGCTGTTCCTGTCGTCGCTGCTGCGTTCGCTCATCTCCAAGGAGACGTTCTTCTCGTTGTCGAAGCTGAACAACGTGGTCAACATGTTCATCGGTGACAGCTACGTCGACAACCTCGACACCAAGGATCTGGTGGACCTCGGCCAGTCGGTGCAGGGCGTGACGGCCGGCCGGATCACGTTCGTGACGGTGCCGACGGTCGGCTACGCCGACGAATGGGGCAACGAGATCCCCCGCACCGACGACATGCGGGCGCTGTTCGACGCGATCATCAACGACGACCCGCTGCCTGAGGAGCGCAACGCCGACAACACCCCGGTGGCCGACGCTCCCGACACCCTCGCGAACTCCGCGACGCAGCCGGGTCAGCCCGACGGTGGCGAAGTCGTCGATACCATTGCCACCGAACCGCAGAGTGTCACCGTGCAGGTGTCCAACTCCACGAGTTCCGCCGGTCTCGGCGCCGACACGGCCGGCGCGCTGCAGGCCTACGGCTTCAACGTGACGACCCCTGACGACTATCCGGGACCCTTGGCCCGCACCACGGTGTTCTTCTCCCCCGGCAACGAGGAGGCGGCGGCCACCGTCGCGTCGGCGTTCGGCAACGCCACCGTGGAACGGGTCACCGGTATGGGCGATACGGTCCAGGTGGTGCTGGGCACCGACTTCGATGCGGTCACTGCCCCGTCGCCCAGCGGATCCGCGGTGCAGGTTCGGCTGATCCGCGGGACGAAATCGCCGGCCACCGCGCTGCCCGAGGATCTGACCGTCACCAACGCCGCGGACACCAGCTGCGAGTAG
- a CDS encoding acyl-ACP desaturase: MSKDLTDLQLLTELEPVVEPLVNRHMRMKKDWNPHDFIPWSDGKNYYALGGQDWDPEQSKLSEVARVAMLVNLLTEDNLPAYHREIAMNFTMDGPWGFWVNRWTAEENRHGIALRDYLVVTRNVDPVELEMLRLEQMTRGFSPGQNQQVEADLFAESLFDSVIYVTFQELATRVSHRNTGKACNDPIADQLLQRVSADENLHMIFYRDVSEAGFEIAPDQAMKSLHKVLRNFKMPGYTIPDFRRRAVTIASGGVYDPRIHLDDIVMPVLKKWRIFEREDFNGESARMRDDLGLLVEELQDAVDKFEVAKQRREERLAQMAKKKAAKDQLVGSSAS; the protein is encoded by the coding sequence GTGTCGAAAGACCTGACCGACCTGCAACTGTTGACCGAACTCGAGCCCGTCGTGGAGCCCCTGGTCAACCGCCACATGCGGATGAAGAAGGACTGGAACCCGCACGACTTCATCCCGTGGTCCGACGGCAAGAACTATTACGCCCTCGGCGGCCAGGACTGGGATCCCGAGCAGTCGAAGCTCTCCGAGGTCGCTCGTGTCGCAATGCTGGTCAACCTCCTGACCGAGGACAACCTGCCCGCCTATCACCGCGAGATCGCGATGAACTTCACCATGGACGGCCCGTGGGGCTTCTGGGTGAACCGGTGGACCGCGGAAGAGAACCGGCACGGCATCGCGCTGCGTGACTACCTCGTCGTCACCCGCAACGTCGACCCCGTGGAACTGGAGATGCTGCGCCTGGAGCAGATGACCCGCGGCTTCAGCCCGGGCCAGAACCAGCAGGTGGAGGCAGACCTGTTCGCCGAGAGCCTGTTCGACTCCGTCATCTACGTGACGTTCCAGGAACTGGCCACCCGCGTGTCGCACCGCAACACCGGCAAGGCGTGCAACGACCCGATCGCCGACCAGCTGCTGCAGCGGGTCTCAGCCGACGAGAACCTGCACATGATCTTCTACCGCGACGTGTCCGAAGCGGGCTTCGAGATCGCACCCGATCAGGCGATGAAGTCGTTGCACAAGGTGCTACGCAACTTCAAGATGCCCGGGTACACCATCCCCGACTTCCGCCGCCGTGCGGTGACCATCGCCTCGGGCGGTGTGTACGACCCGCGAATTCACCTCGACGACATCGTGATGCCGGTGCTGAAGAAGTGGCGCATCTTCGAGCGCGAGGACTTCAACGGCGAGAGCGCACGGATGCGCGACGACCTCGGTCTGCTTGTCGAGGAGCTACAGGACGCGGTCGACAAGTTCGAGGTCGCCAAGCAGCGCCGCGAAGAGCGGCTGGCCCAGATGGCCAAGAAGAAGGCGGCCAAAGATCAGCTGGTGGGATCATCAGCCTCGTAA
- the pstA gene encoding phosphate ABC transporter permease PstA gives MTSAALDQPVKPTTFQGVGTRRKFTNNLATVLVTASVVIAIVPLVWVLYTVLAKGIGVVTSSTWWFNSQSGMTAFAAGGGAYHAIVGTLLQGLVCAIISIPVGVFVGIYLVEYGGGTRLGKVTTFMVDILTGVPSIVAALFIYALWVATMGFERSGFAVSLALVLLMIPVIVRSTEEMLRIVPMDLREASYALGVPKWKTISAIVIPTALSGIVTGVLLALARVMGETAPLLILVGYSQAINFDMFGGFQGSLPGMMYDQTSAGAGANPIPTDRLWGAALTLVVLIAVLNVGARFIAKFFAPKKV, from the coding sequence ATGACATCGGCCGCGCTGGATCAGCCTGTCAAGCCGACGACGTTCCAAGGTGTCGGCACGCGTCGCAAGTTCACCAACAATCTCGCCACCGTGTTGGTCACCGCATCGGTGGTGATTGCGATCGTGCCGTTGGTGTGGGTCCTCTACACCGTGCTCGCCAAGGGCATCGGCGTTGTCACCTCCAGTACATGGTGGTTCAACTCGCAGTCGGGGATGACCGCTTTTGCCGCCGGCGGCGGCGCCTATCACGCCATCGTCGGTACCCTGCTGCAGGGCTTGGTGTGTGCGATCATCTCGATCCCCGTCGGCGTGTTCGTTGGCATCTATCTGGTCGAGTACGGCGGCGGTACCCGGCTGGGCAAGGTCACCACCTTCATGGTGGACATCCTCACCGGTGTCCCGTCGATCGTGGCCGCCCTGTTCATCTATGCGCTGTGGGTGGCCACGATGGGCTTCGAGCGGTCGGGCTTCGCGGTGTCACTTGCCTTGGTCCTGCTGATGATTCCGGTGATCGTGCGATCCACCGAGGAGATGCTGCGAATCGTCCCGATGGATCTGCGAGAGGCAAGCTACGCCCTTGGTGTTCCCAAGTGGAAGACCATCTCTGCCATCGTGATTCCGACCGCACTGTCCGGCATCGTCACCGGCGTCCTACTCGCCCTGGCACGCGTTATGGGAGAGACCGCGCCGCTGCTCATCCTGGTGGGATACTCGCAGGCGATCAATTTCGACATGTTCGGCGGGTTCCAGGGCTCGCTTCCGGGCATGATGTACGACCAAACGTCGGCGGGCGCCGGAGCGAATCCGATACCGACCGATCGTTTGTGGGGCGCCGCCCTGACCCTTGTCGTGCTGATTGCCGTACTCAATGTCGGTGCCCGATTCATCGCAAAGTTCTTCGCCCCTAAAAAGGTCTGA